One Sulfuricurvum sp. IAE1 DNA segment encodes these proteins:
- a CDS encoding nickel-dependent hydrogenase large subunit, with translation MITHELIERIEGEALIDFRSDRSGRVRDAQIRFLHFRGMEAILEGRHPLDALVIAPRVCGICGHSHLIAAVEALEAAYRNSGAEVYLSAKARSIRTITKFSELLQNHLKWLYLIMLGESAKMLREEHPLPLKALNAASQANRLAALFSGQWPHSSYALPGGVTCDPTHIEMMQATKLLAELERFVETEVLGCPLAEFEAIRSYSDLRALKGDFGKLLDNVERLELADAGHSHGRFLVLGEYPGCRSSAIDRNGCRDADASYVSEDASAVVEGRTYAKNALYEGAFYETGPLARALVSGRPMIGAVYEARGDDASVRIAARVDEIVGLLKNIRGLIERIDLAETSFIVPPPIETISGEGRGIVEAPRGSLIHTVCIDKGRILSYDMITPTQWNLGNGTADSPGVAQKAMIGAQSRDKASFLFRTFDVCSVCTTH, from the coding sequence ATGATCACTCATGAACTGATCGAGCGGATCGAGGGAGAGGCGCTCATCGATTTTCGTTCGGATCGCAGCGGACGGGTTCGGGATGCGCAGATCCGTTTTTTGCATTTTCGGGGGATGGAGGCGATTTTGGAGGGGCGCCATCCTCTCGATGCGCTCGTCATTGCTCCGCGGGTATGCGGAATTTGCGGCCATTCGCATCTGATCGCGGCGGTTGAGGCGCTCGAGGCGGCCTACCGAAACAGCGGTGCCGAAGTGTACCTGAGTGCGAAAGCACGGAGTATCCGAACGATCACAAAGTTTTCCGAACTGCTGCAAAACCATCTCAAATGGCTCTATCTCATCATGCTCGGCGAAAGCGCGAAAATGCTGCGCGAAGAGCATCCCCTGCCGCTCAAGGCGCTTAATGCCGCATCGCAGGCGAATCGCCTCGCCGCGCTCTTCAGCGGCCAGTGGCCTCACAGCTCCTATGCCCTTCCCGGCGGCGTTACCTGTGACCCGACCCATATCGAAATGATGCAGGCAACCAAACTCCTCGCCGAACTTGAACGGTTTGTCGAGACGGAGGTACTGGGATGCCCGCTTGCCGAGTTCGAAGCGATTCGCTCTTATAGCGATTTGAGGGCGTTGAAGGGGGATTTTGGAAAATTGCTCGACAACGTGGAGCGGCTGGAACTTGCGGACGCCGGGCACAGCCACGGCCGGTTTCTTGTTTTGGGGGAGTATCCCGGGTGCCGCAGCAGCGCGATCGACCGAAACGGCTGCCGCGATGCCGATGCCTCATACGTCAGCGAAGATGCTTCGGCGGTGGTTGAGGGCAGAACGTATGCCAAAAATGCCCTGTACGAAGGGGCGTTTTATGAGACGGGCCCTCTGGCCAGGGCACTCGTCTCCGGCAGACCGATGATCGGTGCGGTGTACGAAGCCCGCGGGGATGACGCGTCGGTACGGATCGCCGCACGGGTGGACGAGATCGTCGGGCTGCTCAAAAATATCCGCGGTCTCATCGAAAGGATCGATCTCGCCGAAACCTCGTTTATCGTCCCCCCTCCGATCGAGACGATCAGCGGCGAGGGGCGGGGAATCGTCGAAGCGCCGCGGGGGAGCCTGATCCACACCGTCTGTATCGACAAGGGAAGGATCCTCTCGTACGACATGATTACCCCGACGCAATGGAACCTCGGCAACGGCACCGCCGATTCGCCCGGAGTAGCGCAGAAAGCGATGATCGGCGCCCAGAGCCGCGACAAAGCCTCTTTTCTTTTCCGGACGTTCGACGTCTGCTCCGTCTGCACCACCCACTGA
- a CDS encoding nickel-dependent hydrogenase large subunit yields MNNLKKIVIDPVTRIEGHLRIEVEIDENNTVREAWASGQLFRGIETILKGRDPRDAGLIAQRICGVCTNVHYRASISAVEEAYGITIPPNAEIVRNLVTLSLFVQDHIVHYYHLHSLDFVDITAALRADCEKASAEALRWSSHPYRNSAGHLESVREKLEGFVKAGRLGLFSNGYWGHSAYRLSPEQNLVHMNHYLEALRIQREISQAIAIFAGKTPHPQNLVVGGVTSVADMLNPQRLNDFLFIIKEVRDFVERAYVPDLKMTVDAYRESIARGEGRARGNFMCCGGYRFGKGGVLFEDGVIYGHDFSRVEPFDPSKITEEASRSWYENDAPLSPYEGESVPFYTDLNDDGTLRSEGKYTWVKAPRYGGEVMEVGPLARMIVGYVKNSPVIRPYMERFMEATALELGDFSTTVGRNAARAVEAQICCDYLFDMMSDLIENVKYYDEETWTKYVFEELPQEARGAGIFEVPRGVLSHFVRIEDARIANYQAVVPTTWNASPKDARNVRGAYEEALIGIMLADPAAPLEVLRAVHSFDPCLACAVHVIDTKGRELSHYKILNRCSL; encoded by the coding sequence ATGAATAACCTCAAAAAGATCGTCATCGATCCCGTGACCCGCATCGAGGGGCATTTGCGGATCGAGGTGGAGATCGACGAAAACAACACGGTACGCGAGGCATGGGCTTCGGGGCAGCTGTTCCGCGGCATCGAGACGATTCTCAAAGGGCGTGATCCCCGCGATGCGGGGCTGATCGCCCAGCGGATCTGCGGGGTGTGCACGAACGTCCATTACCGCGCGTCGATCAGTGCGGTCGAGGAGGCTTACGGCATCACGATTCCGCCGAACGCCGAAATCGTCCGCAATCTCGTCACCCTTTCGCTGTTCGTTCAAGATCACATCGTCCATTACTACCATCTCCACTCGCTTGATTTCGTCGACATCACCGCAGCGCTCCGCGCCGATTGCGAGAAAGCCTCCGCCGAAGCGCTCAGATGGTCGTCGCATCCCTACCGTAATTCGGCGGGGCATCTGGAAAGCGTGCGGGAAAAACTTGAAGGATTCGTCAAAGCGGGGCGGCTGGGACTATTTTCGAACGGCTATTGGGGGCACAGCGCCTATCGTCTGAGCCCCGAACAAAATCTCGTCCACATGAACCACTACCTCGAGGCGTTGCGGATCCAGCGGGAAATTTCGCAGGCAATCGCGATTTTCGCCGGGAAAACGCCCCATCCGCAGAACCTGGTGGTCGGTGGTGTAACGAGCGTCGCCGATATGCTCAACCCCCAGCGGTTGAACGACTTTCTTTTTATTATCAAAGAGGTGCGGGATTTTGTCGAAAGGGCTTACGTCCCCGACCTGAAGATGACCGTCGATGCCTATCGCGAATCGATCGCCCGAGGCGAAGGGCGCGCGCGCGGGAATTTTATGTGCTGCGGCGGATACCGTTTCGGGAAAGGGGGAGTTCTTTTTGAGGACGGGGTGATCTACGGACACGATTTTAGCCGCGTCGAACCGTTCGATCCCTCGAAGATCACGGAAGAAGCGTCGCGTTCGTGGTATGAGAACGATGCTCCCCTTTCCCCTTACGAGGGGGAGAGCGTGCCGTTCTACACCGACCTTAACGACGACGGAACCCTCCGCAGCGAAGGGAAATACACGTGGGTCAAAGCTCCCCGTTACGGCGGCGAGGTGATGGAAGTGGGACCCCTCGCGCGGATGATCGTGGGGTATGTGAAAAACTCCCCCGTGATCCGCCCTTATATGGAACGGTTCATGGAGGCAACGGCCCTGGAATTGGGCGATTTTTCGACCACCGTCGGCCGCAACGCGGCGCGCGCGGTCGAAGCGCAGATTTGCTGCGACTATCTGTTCGATATGATGAGTGACCTGATCGAGAACGTCAAATACTACGATGAAGAGACCTGGACAAAGTACGTTTTCGAGGAACTGCCGCAAGAAGCCAGGGGGGCGGGGATCTTTGAAGTGCCGCGCGGGGTTCTCTCCCATTTCGTCCGGATCGAGGACGCCAGGATCGCCAATTACCAGGCCGTGGTTCCCACGACGTGGAACGCTTCGCCCAAAGACGCGCGCAACGTCCGGGGGGCGTACGAAGAAGCGCTGATCGGCATCATGCTCGCCGATCCTGCCGCACCGCTGGAGGTGCTTCGGGCCGTCCATTCGTTCGATCCCTGCCTCGCATGTGCGGTGCACGTGATCGACACGAAAGGGCGGGAACTGTCGCACTATAAGATTCTGAACCGTTGTTCGCTATAA
- the rnhA gene encoding ribonuclease HI, whose product MTNQQPTQITKRVTIYTDGSCLNNPGTGGYCALLKYPNGKTKVVLGAELDTTNNRMELKAVIEGLKGLSKGHYSVTIVSDSQITVRGINEWLSNWIAQDFKKTKNSDLWREFIEVSKSHKVTAEWVRGHNGHPENELCDQLSRDKAMELEGVYR is encoded by the coding sequence ATGACAAACCAACAACCGACTCAGATTACAAAGAGAGTCACAATCTACACCGATGGTTCATGTCTGAACAACCCCGGAACGGGAGGCTATTGTGCCCTCCTGAAATACCCCAATGGTAAAACCAAAGTGGTACTGGGTGCTGAGTTAGACACCACTAATAACCGCATGGAGCTTAAAGCCGTCATAGAAGGGCTTAAGGGACTCTCAAAGGGTCACTACAGCGTCACCATTGTATCGGACTCACAGATCACCGTAAGAGGCATTAACGAATGGCTCTCTAACTGGATAGCTCAGGACTTCAAAAAGACGAAGAACTCCGACCTTTGGAGAGAGTTTATCGAGGTCTCTAAGTCCCACAAGGTAACCGCCGAATGGGTAAGAGGACACAACGGTCACCCTGAGAATGAGCTATGCGACCAACTCTCACGAGATAAAGCTATGGAGCTTGAGGGGGTCTATAGATGA
- a CDS encoding tyrosine-type recombinase/integrase, which translates to MLPRHVTLTAQGVYKYRRRTPQELKEYIEATEVIRSLGRDSAEALKKTAELNQAIEQALLLTKMTAIPATVLTALLEKYGLMPTKADREEPNAIAKGTLKDTATLYLQSLSVSKDEVRDRRYILLEVFPAVFEVLLKNPNPLMGDIKYTHLIKARDLLQQFPKRNIERYRRTPLKEIAKGLHSKTLTLSPEEQIGVTTLNKYLKWFSVLLSFAVKQNIIPSNPVSSGLTVKKSTVSRGERKEFSADELEIIDQAFQGEDIYPVVKILRYTGMRPSELLKCSMSEIEGVLCFDLRSPTKALKTLSSHRVIPVHPSLKDSVEGFQKLLNSYAEKYISKRFAKVLHRHLEDTKSKSLYSLRHTFATSLIAKGVQPEIVSELMGHSHSTMTMNRYVKGYPIRVLKEAIETL; encoded by the coding sequence ATGCTCCCTCGTCATGTCACCCTAACTGCCCAAGGTGTCTACAAGTACCGCCGACGTACACCACAGGAACTAAAGGAATACATCGAAGCTACAGAGGTAATCCGATCCCTCGGTAGAGATAGTGCAGAAGCTCTCAAGAAGACAGCAGAACTCAACCAAGCCATCGAACAAGCCCTACTCCTAACCAAGATGACAGCTATACCTGCTACAGTGCTTACTGCTCTATTGGAGAAGTACGGCTTAATGCCTACCAAGGCAGACCGAGAGGAACCCAACGCCATTGCCAAAGGAACCCTCAAGGACACCGCTACTCTTTATCTTCAATCCCTTTCAGTCTCCAAAGATGAAGTAAGAGACCGTCGATACATTCTCCTTGAGGTCTTCCCCGCAGTGTTTGAAGTGCTCCTCAAGAACCCTAACCCGCTCATGGGGGACATCAAATACACTCACCTCATCAAGGCACGAGACCTCCTACAGCAATTCCCCAAGCGGAACATTGAACGATACCGCCGGACACCGCTCAAGGAAATAGCCAAAGGGTTACACTCCAAGACTCTCACGCTGTCACCTGAGGAGCAGATCGGAGTGACTACCCTCAACAAATACCTCAAGTGGTTCAGCGTCCTTCTATCGTTTGCAGTGAAGCAAAACATCATCCCTTCCAATCCGGTCAGCTCAGGTTTGACCGTGAAGAAGTCCACAGTATCAAGAGGAGAGCGTAAGGAGTTCTCAGCAGATGAACTTGAGATTATCGACCAAGCTTTCCAAGGAGAAGACATCTATCCCGTAGTGAAAATTCTACGCTACACAGGGATGAGACCGAGTGAACTCCTCAAGTGTTCGATGTCTGAAATCGAGGGTGTCTTATGCTTTGACCTGAGAAGCCCTACAAAGGCTTTAAAGACACTTTCGAGTCATAGGGTCATCCCAGTACACCCGAGCCTCAAAGATAGCGTAGAGGGCTTCCAAAAGCTTTTAAACAGCTATGCTGAGAAGTACATCTCCAAACGCTTTGCGAAGGTATTACATCGACACTTAGAGGATACCAAAAGCAAGTCTCTCTATTCCCTCCGGCACACCTTCGCTACCAGCCTCATCGCCAAAGGGGTACAACCGGAGATCGTTAGCGAACTCATGGGGCACTCGCACTCAACCATGACGATGAATCGGTATGTCAAAGGGTATCCCATCAGGGTACTAAAGGAGGCGATAGAGACGTTATAA
- a CDS encoding BRO family protein, protein MRYSNNELTVEVVPNEEHEWLLSTKDVAEGYGLTPDAVRMAKNRNQDEFEEGKHYVTDRYESQNGRPSTMWTKRGVVRLGFFIKTPMAKEFRDWAEDYIIDGGAKPKTPAIPQTFSEALKELVAKEELLQLQAPKVEVYDTQTPFPPKGRT, encoded by the coding sequence TTGAGATACTCCAACAACGAACTGACAGTAGAAGTAGTACCGAACGAAGAGCATGAGTGGCTCTTGAGCACCAAAGATGTAGCTGAGGGGTATGGACTTACGCCTGATGCAGTACGAATGGCGAAGAACCGTAATCAGGATGAGTTCGAGGAAGGTAAGCATTACGTAACAGATCGTTACGAAAGTCAAAATGGCAGACCATCAACCATGTGGACAAAGCGCGGTGTAGTCCGTCTCGGGTTCTTCATCAAGACACCTATGGCAAAAGAGTTCCGCGATTGGGCTGAAGACTACATCATCGATGGGGGAGCTAAACCTAAGACACCTGCGATACCTCAAACCTTCTCTGAGGCACTCAAAGAGCTCGTAGCTAAAGAGGAGTTACTACAGCTTCAGGCTCCTAAGGTAGAAGTATATGACACCCAAACCCCCTTCCCACCGAAAGGGCGCACCTAA
- a CDS encoding hydrogenase, with protein sequence MPSKPAKFQIVWLQGITCNGNTHSFLNDPLLGSLLDKVRFLYHPILPSQMSLRELVVKIPKSDLLIVEGAYRGDFERGGAVMEKLLPALAARAKNIVALGSCASFGGIFKEASPESISGIVYDKSEATGPLAAMREKVINLGGCPAHPEWLSFVIGMMLNKRKVALDELGRPKELYAYTVHNGCLRNDYFEWKVDSRSFGTKEGCLYYEQGCQGPFTHGSCNKILWNGVASKTRAGTPCFGCTEPTFPKTDLFRTKTYMSIPSEMPLGVPKRSYLALAGAAKSFHIKRLEERLIDDHS encoded by the coding sequence ATGCCCTCAAAGCCCGCTAAATTCCAGATCGTCTGGCTACAGGGGATCACCTGCAACGGGAATACCCATTCGTTTCTGAATGACCCTTTGCTGGGGAGCCTGCTGGACAAAGTCCGTTTTCTGTACCATCCGATTCTCCCTTCGCAGATGTCGTTGCGTGAACTTGTCGTCAAAATTCCCAAATCGGATCTCCTGATCGTCGAGGGGGCCTACAGGGGTGATTTCGAAAGAGGGGGGGCGGTCATGGAAAAACTGCTTCCGGCCCTGGCCGCGCGTGCCAAAAACATTGTCGCGCTGGGGAGCTGCGCGAGCTTCGGGGGGATTTTCAAAGAAGCTTCCCCCGAATCGATCAGCGGGATCGTCTACGACAAAAGCGAAGCGACGGGGCCGCTGGCGGCCATGCGCGAAAAGGTGATCAACCTCGGCGGCTGTCCCGCCCATCCCGAATGGCTGAGTTTTGTCATCGGAATGATGCTGAACAAAAGAAAGGTCGCCCTCGACGAACTCGGCCGTCCCAAAGAACTCTACGCCTATACGGTCCATAACGGATGCCTGCGCAACGACTATTTCGAATGGAAAGTCGACAGCCGGAGCTTCGGCACCAAAGAGGGGTGCCTGTACTACGAGCAGGGGTGTCAGGGCCCCTTCACGCACGGCAGCTGCAACAAGATTCTCTGGAACGGCGTCGCCTCGAAGACCCGTGCGGGGACTCCGTGTTTCGGGTGTACCGAACCCACCTTCCCCAAAACCGACCTGTTCCGTACCAAAACCTATATGTCGATTCCCTCGGAGATGCCGCTCGGGGTCCCAAAACGAAGCTACCTCGCGCTGGCGGGGGCGGCTAAATCGTTTCACATAAAACGGCTCGAAGAGAGGCTGATCGATGATCACTCATGA
- a CDS encoding DUF4145 domain-containing protein — protein sequence MSKSLDLIKLLSECYVNHGGIMVPLKTEFLVHPKKSNFPSAPQEVPEMIARDYNEACLVFNDSPRASAALSRRCLQNLLSNVLPTDKTNIIDLIDIAIEGLPPYLAQDIDAIRNIGNFAAHPNKNLETDEILDVEPNEAEWNLEVLQGLFDFYYVQKKRSEERRAKLNEKLEASGKPPMK from the coding sequence ATGAGTAAAAGTCTTGACCTTATTAAACTTCTAAGTGAATGTTATGTCAATCATGGGGGAATAATGGTGCCTCTAAAAACTGAATTTTTAGTGCATCCAAAAAAATCCAATTTTCCTTCTGCACCTCAGGAAGTGCCGGAAATGATTGCACGAGACTACAATGAAGCCTGTTTAGTTTTTAATGATAGTCCTCGTGCAAGTGCCGCACTTAGTAGACGTTGTTTGCAGAATTTGTTGAGTAATGTTCTTCCGACAGATAAAACCAATATAATAGATTTAATTGATATAGCCATTGAAGGTCTCCCGCCTTATTTGGCTCAAGACATCGACGCTATCCGAAACATAGGTAACTTTGCGGCACACCCAAACAAAAACCTTGAGACAGATGAGATACTTGATGTCGAACCTAATGAAGCTGAGTGGAATTTGGAAGTTTTACAGGGGTTATTTGACTTTTACTATGTTCAGAAGAAGCGGTCTGAAGAGCGTAGAGCTAAACTAAATGAGAAGCTTGAAGCCTCCGGCAAACCTCCAATGAAGTGA
- a CDS encoding antA/AntB antirepressor family protein, which translates to MSESTGGRPSKEYIISIEMAKHLAMMEKTGKGFEVRQYFIRCEEELQRKVQAKPMSQLEILQQRTDSRSSTERRA; encoded by the coding sequence TTGAGCGAAAGTACAGGAGGCCGCCCTTCAAAAGAGTACATCATCTCAATCGAAATGGCAAAACACCTCGCCATGATGGAGAAGACAGGTAAAGGCTTTGAGGTACGTCAGTATTTCATCCGATGCGAAGAGGAGCTACAACGTAAGGTTCAGGCAAAACCGATGTCTCAACTTGAGATACTCCAACAACGAACTGACAGTAGAAGTAGTACCGAACGAAGAGCATGA
- a CDS encoding TetR/AcrR family transcriptional regulator: MARPSKEERKVSIMTKALELFSKEGFYQTTMPSIAEKIGMSVGNLYNYFASKETLAKELILYIANMLGEEIRRINESPLDTREKIVAIVHMYFKIAQERPETIEYFLRVYLSNREVFREGCEGMICVSAFVTELMIFFEEGGRSGELRDQDFFSAFGLFMGYLGGMVFLNGERILPNALESYEASIAENIYNALKAR; the protein is encoded by the coding sequence TTGGCCCGTCCGAGCAAAGAAGAGCGCAAAGTCTCGATCATGACCAAAGCACTGGAACTCTTTTCGAAAGAGGGGTTCTATCAGACGACAATGCCTTCCATTGCCGAAAAAATCGGAATGAGCGTCGGGAACCTCTACAATTATTTCGCCTCCAAAGAGACGCTTGCCAAGGAACTGATCCTCTACATCGCCAATATGCTGGGCGAAGAGATCCGCCGGATTAACGAAAGTCCGTTGGATACGCGGGAAAAAATCGTTGCGATCGTCCACATGTATTTCAAAATCGCGCAGGAACGCCCCGAGACGATCGAATATTTTCTTCGCGTCTACCTCTCCAACCGCGAAGTATTCCGCGAAGGGTGCGAGGGGATGATCTGCGTATCGGCGTTCGTGACGGAACTGATGATCTTTTTTGAAGAGGGGGGTCGCTCGGGCGAACTGCGCGACCAGGATTTTTTCAGCGCGTTCGGACTCTTTATGGGATACCTGGGGGGGATGGTGTTCCTCAACGGCGAGCGGATTCTCCCGAACGCGCTGGAAAGCTACGAAGCGTCCATCGCCGAAAACATCTACAATGCCCTCAAAGCCCGCTAA
- the groES gene encoding co-chaperone GroES, with amino-acid sequence MNFQPLGNRVLVERLEEATKTASGIIIPDNAKEKPSQGTVVAVSSKVENVSTGDTVVFGKYAGNELTLEGKTYLVIDADDLLGIIK; translated from the coding sequence ATGAACTTCCAACCACTTGGAAACCGTGTATTGGTTGAGCGCCTCGAAGAGGCCACCAAAACCGCTTCGGGAATCATCATCCCCGACAACGCCAAAGAGAAACCTTCTCAGGGAACCGTCGTTGCCGTAAGTTCTAAAGTCGAAAACGTTTCTACAGGTGATACCGTCGTTTTCGGAAAATATGCCGGCAATGAACTGACTCTGGAAGGTAAAACGTACCTCGTAATCGATGCAGACGATCTGCTCGGAATCATCAAATAA
- a CDS encoding hydrogenase small subunit, with amino-acid sequence MRIVIVGGGIVAAYMANALYEQAPEHDVVIVTKEAYPPYDRIHLCALVNQSATIGQIALSLPSKTRVELNSEVTRIDTVAKRVYTASSMISYDVLVIATGSKPRTLFDTQGISNAVTFRSAEDSECIARRIAGKNVIIMGVGPIGLELLDTLRTMEGPRKIYLVSRGTHLYDKAMTPEAVALMKRSYESSDPRVEIIFEDEICERTVENGEIVRVALKSRTIDNPFIVFGVGIAPSIECVKDSLECDRGILVDERMRTSAPSVYAVGEAAQMGNGYIAGRVKECTLQADAAIASILGREGEGFREFVTIDGLKVGSFLLSDVTSTDYIAADPRNEDIVIASRAEERIDHYILNRERLVRFIGINSNIDALALKGMMERGEKADASYFYANRLISERGKLVCSCTGAYEQDLIALIQEECIGDFASLKPYSEAGRVCGRCKKDVMALIAATPVDPVEAARMRAEREAAAKEAELSRVRERIEKYNRLHPKNRLSTENLEEALESFDMGREFNRWVSMITASMDLPPHFEETVGQGIRQLNKIPIVWLELADCSGNSEAFIKTAHPKIDDLILKYISLDYHELLMAGSGEQSESALDAVIQNDAGRYILVVEGAVPLGMEGKFLRIGPRGETGLALLRRVAAGAAAVMAVGSCAYDGGVVAAEPNPTGAVGVAEALGRNDVINLPGCPTNPINIVGTLLHYIMFDEFPKLDEKNRPLWAYGFRVHDNCERRGHYELGEFVKEWGDEGAKKGWCLFEMGCKGPYADLNCSLVKFNDATSWPVQAGHGCFACGQGKIAFDRYANHRKLPEQEHE; translated from the coding sequence ATGCGCATCGTGATTGTGGGCGGCGGGATCGTCGCGGCGTATATGGCCAACGCACTGTATGAACAGGCCCCCGAACACGACGTCGTGATCGTCACGAAAGAGGCTTATCCTCCCTACGACCGCATCCACCTCTGCGCGCTGGTGAACCAGAGCGCGACGATCGGGCAGATCGCGCTGAGCCTTCCCTCCAAGACGCGTGTCGAGCTGAACTCCGAAGTCACCCGTATCGATACCGTTGCCAAACGGGTCTACACCGCTTCGTCCATGATCTCGTATGACGTACTGGTGATTGCGACCGGTTCGAAGCCCCGGACTCTTTTCGATACGCAGGGGATCTCGAACGCGGTGACGTTTCGCAGCGCCGAGGATTCCGAATGTATCGCCCGGCGGATCGCCGGGAAAAACGTCATCATCATGGGCGTGGGGCCGATCGGGCTGGAATTGCTCGATACGCTTCGTACCATGGAGGGACCGCGCAAGATCTATCTCGTGTCGCGCGGCACCCATTTGTACGACAAGGCGATGACCCCCGAAGCGGTTGCCCTGATGAAGCGCAGTTACGAATCCTCCGATCCCCGGGTCGAGATTATTTTCGAAGACGAGATATGTGAGCGAACGGTCGAAAACGGCGAAATTGTCCGCGTCGCACTCAAATCACGTACGATTGACAACCCGTTTATTGTTTTCGGGGTAGGGATCGCCCCCAGTATCGAGTGCGTCAAAGACTCACTCGAATGTGATCGGGGAATTCTCGTCGATGAGCGTATGCGCACCTCCGCCCCATCAGTGTATGCGGTAGGAGAAGCGGCGCAAATGGGGAACGGCTACATCGCCGGACGGGTCAAGGAGTGTACGCTTCAAGCCGATGCGGCGATCGCAAGCATCCTGGGGCGTGAAGGGGAAGGATTTAGGGAATTCGTCACTATCGACGGGTTGAAAGTGGGGTCGTTTCTTCTCAGTGACGTCACATCGACCGATTATATTGCCGCAGACCCACGCAACGAAGATATCGTCATCGCTTCGCGTGCCGAAGAACGGATCGATCACTATATCCTCAACCGCGAACGGCTGGTGCGGTTCATCGGGATCAACAGCAACATCGACGCCCTGGCCCTGAAGGGTATGATGGAGCGGGGGGAAAAAGCCGATGCCTCGTATTTTTACGCCAACCGCCTGATCAGCGAACGGGGGAAGCTCGTATGCAGCTGCACGGGGGCTTACGAACAGGATCTGATCGCGTTGATCCAGGAAGAGTGCATCGGGGATTTCGCCTCTCTTAAGCCCTACAGCGAAGCGGGGCGCGTGTGCGGACGATGCAAGAAAGACGTTATGGCACTGATCGCCGCGACCCCCGTCGATCCTGTCGAAGCGGCCCGGATGCGTGCCGAGCGCGAAGCGGCGGCGAAAGAAGCCGAGCTTTCGAGGGTGCGGGAGCGGATCGAAAAATACAATCGTCTTCACCCCAAGAACCGGCTCAGTACCGAGAATCTCGAAGAGGCGCTTGAATCGTTCGACATGGGGCGCGAATTCAACCGCTGGGTGTCGATGATCACCGCATCGATGGATCTGCCGCCCCATTTTGAAGAGACGGTGGGGCAGGGGATTCGGCAGCTCAACAAGATCCCGATCGTCTGGCTCGAGCTCGCCGATTGTTCGGGCAATTCCGAAGCGTTCATCAAGACGGCCCATCCCAAGATAGACGATCTGATCCTCAAATACATCTCGCTCGATTATCACGAGCTGTTGATGGCGGGATCAGGGGAACAGTCCGAATCGGCGCTCGATGCGGTGATACAAAACGATGCGGGGCGCTATATTCTCGTCGTCGAGGGGGCGGTGCCGCTGGGGATGGAGGGGAAATTTCTGCGGATCGGCCCCAGGGGGGAGACGGGGCTGGCCCTGCTACGGCGCGTCGCGGCGGGTGCCGCAGCGGTAATGGCCGTGGGGTCGTGCGCCTACGACGGCGGCGTTGTTGCCGCCGAACCCAATCCCACGGGAGCCGTCGGGGTTGCCGAGGCGCTGGGGAGAAACGACGTCATTAACCTACCCGGATGCCCGACCAATCCCATCAACATTGTCGGAACCCTGCTGCACTACATCATGTTCGACGAATTCCCGAAACTGGATGAAAAAAACCGCCCCCTCTGGGCGTACGGGTTCCGCGTACACGACAACTGCGAGCGCAGGGGCCATTACGAACTGGGCGAATTCGTCAAAGAATGGGGAGACGAAGGGGCGAAAAAAGGGTGGTGTCTTTTTGAGATGGGGTGCAAGGGGCCTTATGCCGATCTCAACTGTTCGCTCGTCAAATTCAACGACGCGACCAGCTGGCCGGTGCAGGCGGGGCACGGCTGTTTCGCGTGCGGTCAGGGGAAAATTGCGTTCGACCGTTACGCCAACCACCGCAAATTACCGGAGCAAGAACATGAATAA